One segment of Pelorhabdus rhamnosifermentans DNA contains the following:
- a CDS encoding flavodoxin family protein yields MKVMGFIASPRKEGNTAWIVNKILEGAKEEGAETQSWYFNDLDIKPCQSCYGCQHGELRCVINDDMQKLYDALEHADALVLGSPTYMGQMSAQAKIFTDRLFAQYHPRFSPQFKETSVAKKLVLVFNQGNPDSSLFQSYYDYTKNMFQLLEFDVKDLVAIAGMRNESAHERKDLHTAMKNIGSSLVSEQFRE; encoded by the coding sequence ATGAAAGTCATGGGATTTATTGCAAGTCCGCGGAAAGAAGGTAATACCGCGTGGATAGTAAACAAAATACTCGAAGGTGCGAAAGAAGAAGGCGCCGAAACCCAATCATGGTATTTCAACGATCTTGATATCAAACCGTGCCAGAGTTGTTATGGCTGCCAACATGGGGAGCTGCGATGTGTTATCAACGACGATATGCAGAAACTCTATGACGCGCTTGAGCATGCCGATGCTCTTGTTCTCGGCTCACCAACTTACATGGGGCAGATGAGTGCCCAGGCGAAAATATTCACCGACAGGTTGTTCGCACAATACCATCCACGATTCTCTCCGCAATTCAAGGAAACAAGTGTTGCTAAAAAGTTGGTTCTTGTTTTTAATCAGGGTAATCCTGACTCCAGCCTGTTTCAGTCGTATTATGATTACACGAAAAACATGTTTCAATTGCTGGAATTTGATGTTAAAGATTTAGTTGCCATTGCCGGTATGCGAAACGAATCGGCGCATGAAAGAAAAGATCTGCACACTGCCATGAAGAATATCGGTTCGTCACTGGTTTCGGAACAATTCCGAGAATAA
- a CDS encoding IS3 family transposase, with translation MSASLFSFKTKSIEPYYNTKRIHSALGWLSPEEFESQNSQKP, from the coding sequence TTGTCTGCATCTTTATTTTCCTTTAAAACAAAGAGTATTGAGCCTTATTATAATACTAAACGCATACACTCTGCATTAGGATGGCTAAGTCCAGAAGAGTTTGAATCACAAAATTCTCAAAAGCCTTAA